In a single window of the Necator americanus strain Aroian chromosome X, whole genome shotgun sequence genome:
- a CDS encoding hypothetical protein (NECATOR_CHRX.G25698.T2), which produces MFINKQKHPVVPIVRSFYGEYSEERCPPATSTSQSASMQMELRVGGRFRLGRKIGSGSFGDIYLGLNVQTNEEVAVKLECVKSKHPQLHIEGRLYRVMSGGVGIPDVKWCGLEGEYNVMVMELLGPSLEDLFNFCQRKFSLKTVLLLADQMITRIEYIHERDYIHRDIKPDNFLMGLGKRGNLVYIIDFGLAKKYRDSRSQHIPYRENKNLTGTARYASVNTHRGIEQSRRDDIESLGYVLMYFNRGTLPWQGLKAATKRQKYDKISEKKISTSVEELCASYPEAFATYLRYSRTLGFEDTPDYGHLRQLFRNLFHRQGLRYDYLFDWNLLKFVVRIRDRSLLSKKR; this is translated from the exons CCAGTATGCAGATGGAGCTGCGGGTCGGTGGACGATTTAGACTTGGCAGAAAGATTGGAAGTGGATCTTTCGGTGACATCTATTTGG GATTGAATGTTCAAACGAACGAGGAAGTAGCTGTAAAACTTGAATGTGTGAAATCGAAACATCCACAACTTCATATCGAAGGGCGACTATATCGAGTGATGTCTGGCGGTGTTGGGATTCCCGAC gtaAAATGGTGCGGTCTCGAAGGAGAGTACAATGTGATGGTGATGGAGCTCCTTGGTCCTTCATTAGAGgatctcttcaatttttgtcaaagaaaattctcattAAAGACTGTGCTACTTCTTGCCGATCAGAtg ATTACACGAATAGAATATATCCATGAGCGGGACTACATCCACCGTGATATCAAACCAGACAATTTTCTTATGGGTCTTGGAAAGCGGGGAAATTTAGTATAT ATAATTGATTTCGGGTTGGCTAAAAAGTACCGTGATTCGCGGTCTCAGCACATTCCTTATAGGGAGAACAAGAATCTCACAGGCACCGCTCGTTATGCAAGTGTTAACACTCATCGCGGGATAG AACAATCACGTCGCGATGACATTGAATCTTTGGGATACGTCTTGATGTATTTCAATCGTGGAACTCTTCCATGGCAGGGCTTGAAAGCGGCTACGAAACGTCAAAAATATGACaagatttcagaaaagaaaatttcgacaTCCGTTGAGGAATTGTGTGCTTCCTACCCTG AAGCTTTTGCCACCTACTTACGGTATAGTCGTACTCTTGGCTTTGAAGACACACCCGATTATGGGCATCTTCGACAGCTTTTTCGGAACCTCTTCCATCGACAAGGACTCCGCTACGACTATCTTTTTGACTGGAATCTGCTGAAGTTTGTCGTAAGAATCCGTGACAGAAGTTTGCTGAGCAAGAAGCGCTAA